A window of Rhizobium acidisoli contains these coding sequences:
- a CDS encoding TetR/AcrR family transcriptional regulator has product MNDNGENGEKKKSRRPSQERTAQRDPERTRAAILEAATREFAENGMGGARVDAIAERAGTNKRMLYHYFGDKEQLYLRVLEEAYVGIRTAERALHIGDRSPEEGIGELALFTWRYFLQHPEFLSLLGTENLHRARWLRQSVRLKELHSHLIGELSDVLERGKKQGVFVETADPLHVYLTIASLGYFYLSNQYTLSTIFGRDLIEPNHLNAWERHIVHVTLASIKH; this is encoded by the coding sequence ATGAACGACAACGGCGAAAACGGGGAGAAGAAAAAATCCCGGCGCCCATCTCAGGAACGCACGGCGCAGCGCGATCCGGAGCGGACGCGCGCCGCGATCCTGGAAGCGGCCACCCGGGAATTTGCCGAAAACGGCATGGGCGGGGCCCGCGTCGACGCCATTGCCGAGCGCGCCGGCACCAACAAGCGCATGCTCTACCACTATTTCGGCGACAAGGAGCAGCTCTATCTGAGAGTCCTCGAAGAAGCCTATGTCGGCATCCGCACCGCCGAGCGCGCGCTGCATATCGGCGACCGCAGCCCGGAGGAGGGCATCGGCGAACTGGCGCTCTTCACCTGGCGTTATTTTCTCCAGCACCCGGAATTCCTCAGCCTGCTCGGCACGGAAAATCTGCATCGGGCCCGCTGGCTGCGCCAGTCCGTTCGGCTCAAGGAACTGCATTCGCATCTGATCGGCGAGCTTTCTGATGTGCTCGAGCGGGGAAAGAAGCAAGGCGTCTTCGTCGAGACCGCCGATCCGCTGCACGTCTATCTGACGATCGCCTCGCTCGGCTATTTCTACCTGTCCAACCAGTACACGCTTTCAACGATCTTCGGCCGCGACCTGATCGAGCCGAACCATCTCAATGCTTGGGAAAGACATATCGTCCACGTGACGCTCGCCTCGATCAAGCATTAG